In the Henningerozyma blattae CBS 6284 chromosome 8, complete genome genome, one interval contains:
- the PSD2 gene encoding phosphatidylserine decarboxylase 2 (similar to Saccharomyces cerevisiae PSD2 (YGR170W); ancestral locus Anc_5.174), whose translation MRLKIRNKRKRIERKEQRPPLVLRVQIVETQGIDEFAKFVCNPVCLVTTNRYYSKHTATLRNSRSRWNELLKLKLPRNPTSEWVRVIVYDALVGGIGDSCYSSSLQKSRPQALSALSIPNIVHSNSNSSLNTGTTASVVSGATESTNINTISYPVPPNTFSTTTTIIATTSTTNGTITPARKHPIRRFSHNHSRPKYPYLGNKSNKSSSTLAVPISPIVTSIATTDDSVDPTSNIDRLSPNVYSSPPSTPINIQSPTNAYSTSNLSLNTLTVAHPTQSTGTTLKSRRSNSTSVLTIQNNHNYYNNYNNNTPLHPLNDSSSTPQTIVINDGLLSQSQINLKRKPSQSTRKKPTRYLYIGETKVSLLSLFKKDKSNSNNYKFNVDLAWYKLYDRKREKECQGINRNPGSFVIGKIKMGFKLESSTKKLQTFDTYNTWRKKLFQLQAMSTQSQITSPRKSISSSSHLLPSSLPPSQLHQLLNKQQSSNTNSSSTTVSPNLSLSTSPVPTPIIITSPTKESLNTISDPKKIKTKSTSTKINQLPSTYTEKNCLNSYSSSTSNSSASSLPMKRNSFSGYINSDFSSYSNTNSNTNSNVNSNTSISYPSLHRPSTTRYITKVTSQNSNSDLDLFSIQDVDIENIVDNYDDDDDDDDDDGYIDDYNEEEGEQSDDENDDEDGIYTSLEKSTTNIDQLLQDYDALLTKAHKKQAHFDLTTLLPALDEYDVVEPDDMIDLEDEDLDNAIHKLSKKNNNNQMLVSHELEDDENEEQNEIEHEFTSSDPETDSEQEEEQNTDDIFINKSGGKKRIRRLKKKYPSQTYYASILSHRAKANYKLAKKQHAMGVVFVHFQSIKDLPYLKNKVSRTLYEMDPFIIATFARRVFKTSSRKHSLNPVFDEYAAFEVFSYERHFGFHFKVMDKDSFSYNDNIAQCELSWNDIMKKQNSQNDWIDYDIPLDLIINKANKQSDKNPTLSLKIKYVSYASLQDFFWQNLVQISTNIENFDIIQLMLFLDNLGVFTIKDACDIFNRLDKSPWSNQSCISKYQLVEILKSWKNVEGFRHIWKCPRCHESCKPTRNIQNSKLLLENDLITHFVICVYSQKYKFLKPSYVSTDFASKRWFTKVLIKLTYGKYALGSNNANILVQDRDSGIILEEKISAHVKLGIRILYNGKGTESKNFKALLRKLSIRQGRRFDHEQSAREIQNFIKFHSLDLSECLTTEYKTFNDFFYRKLKPGSRNPESDNPKIFISPADSRAVVFEDISKAKEIWIKGSKFTVERMTGGYKHDIFNGENCCLSIFRLAPQDYHRFHSPCNGKVGKPIFISGEYYTVNPMAIRSGLDVFGENVRVVLPIKTEEFGTILLIAVGAMMVGSIILTCKEGETITRGEEVGYFKFGGSTIITLIQKDKIIMDHDLVKNSNEQIETLVKVGMSIGHTPDIPGIKRKSIKLIQPDQIEKIKRRISITDEKASLLGNVPWQYKSLQHWIKEESRL comes from the coding sequence ATGAGGCTCAAGATTCGTAATAAACGTAAACGTATAGAGCGCAAAGAGCAGCGGCCGCCGCTGGTGCTACGTGTACAGATAGTGGAAACACAGGGCATTGATGAGTTTGCCAAGTTTGTTTGTAATCCTGTTTGTCTAGTGACCACCAATAGGTATTACAGCAAACATACCGCAACACTGCGTAATTCACGGTCAAGATGGAACGAACTATTGAAGCTGAAATTGCCTCGTAATCCAACCTCAGAATGGGTACGAGTAATTGTGTATGATGCTTTAGTAGGCGGAATTGGTGATTCGTGTTACTCCTCCTCTTTACAGAAATCTAGACCTCAGGCTTTATCTGCTTTATCGATACCCAATATTGTGCATTCAAATTCGAATTCGAGTTTGAATACTGGTACAACTGCTAGTGTAGTTTCTGGTGCCACTGAAAGCACTAATATAAACACTATTTCATATCCTGTGCCACCTAATACATTttctactactactaccaTTATCGCCACTACATCCACCACTAATGGTACCATTACCCCTGCTAGGAAGCATCCTATTAGAAGATTCAGCCATAACCATAGTAGACCCAAATATCCATATTTGGGTAACAAGTCTAATAAAAGTTCCTCCACTTTAGCTGTACCTATATCCCCTATAGTGACATCCATAGCTACAACAGATGATTCGGTAGATCCAACTTCTAATATTGATAGACTCTCTCCGAACGTATATTCCTCGCCTCCTTCCACTCCAATTAATATTCAATCTCCAACAAATGCATATTCAACTTCCAATTTATCCTTAAATACACTCACAGTAGCTCATCCTACTCAATCTACTGGAACGACTCTCAAATCTAGAAGATCTAACTCAACATCCGTATTAACTATTCAAAATAAccataattattataataattataataataatactccATTGCATCCTCTCAAtgattcttcttcaacTCCTCAAACAATTGTTATTAATGATGGATTGCTCTCTCAATCAcagataaatttaaagagaAAGCCTTCTCAATCTACAAGGAAAAAACCAACAAGATACTTGTATATAGGTGAAACTAAAGTCTCtctattatcattattcaaaaaggataaatcaaattcaaacaattATAAGTTCAATGTAGATCTGGCTTGGTACAAATTATACGATAGAAAGAGAGAAAAAGAATGTCAGGGGATAAATAGGAACCCAGGCTCTTTCGTCATTGGTAAGATTAAAATGGGGTTTAAATTGGAATcttcaacaaaaaaattacagaCTTTCGATACCTATAATACTTGGAGAAAAAAACTGTTTCAACTACAAGCAATGTCAACTCAGTCACAAATAACTTCACCTAGAAAAAGTATTTCTTCAAGTTCTCATTTACTACCTTCTTCTTTACCACCTTCACAATTACATCAACTTCTCAATAAACAGCAATCGTCAAACACAAATTCATCTTCCACGACAGTGTCTCCAAATCTGTCTCTTTCCACTTCTCCTGTTCCAACACCTATAATAATCACATCTCCAACAAAGGAAAGTTTAAATACTATTTCtgatccaaaaaaaattaagacTAAATCAACTTCGacaaaaattaatcaacTTCCTTCTACATatactgaaaaaaattgtctTAATTCATATTCTTCATCTACTTCAAATTCATCTGCTTCATCTTTACCaatgaaaagaaattcaTTTAGTGGTTATATAAACTCAGATTTCAGTTCATATTCAAATACCAATTCAAATACCAATTCAAACgtaaattcaaatacaagCATTTCTTATCCTTCGTTGCATAGACCATCCACCACAAGATATATTACAAAGGTTACGTCTCAGAATTCAAATTCGgatttagatttattttcaatacaAGATGTTGATATAGAAAATATCGTTGATaattatgatgatgatgatgatgatgacgatgacGATGGTTATATTGACGAttataatgaagaagaagggGAACAGAGTGATGACGAAAACGATGATGAAGACGGTATATATACTTCTTTGGAAAAAAGCACAACAAATATCGACCAACTATTACAAGATTACGATGCTTTATTAACAAAAGCCCATAAAAAGCAGGCtcattttgatttaacCACTTTACTTCCAGCATTAGATGAATATGATGTTGTGGAACCTGATGATATGATTGAtttagaagatgaagatctTGATAATGCAATTCATAAATtgtcaaaaaaaaataataataatcagaTGCTTGTTTCCCACGAActtgaagatgatgaaaatgagGAGCAAAATGAAATAGAGCATGAATTTACCTCCTCAGATCCTGAAACTGATAGTGAGCAAGAAGAGGAACAAAATACagatgatatttttatcaataaaaGCGGtggtaaaaaaagaataagaagattaaagaaaaaatatcctTCTCAAACTTATTATGCATCTATTTTATCTCATCGTGCAAAAGCGAATTATAAATTGGCTAAAAAGCAACATGCAATGGGTGTTGTATTTGTTCACTTCCAGtcaattaaagatttaccatatttgaaaaataaagtcTCGAGAACTTTATATGAAATGGATCCCTTCATAATTGCTACCTTTGCTAGGCGTGTATTTAAAACTTCTTCAAGAAAACATTCTTTAAATCCTGTCTTTGATGAATATGCAGCTTTCGAAGTGTTTTCTTATGAAAGACATTTTGGCTTTCATTTCAAAGTAATGGATAAAGATTCATTTTCttataatgataatattgcTCAATGTGAATTATCTTGGAATGATATTatgaaaaaacaaaattcaCAAAACGATTGGATTGATTATGATATCCCATtagatttaattattaacaaaGCTAACAAACAATCCGATAAAAACCCAACCTTATCACTGAAGATAAAATATGTTTCTTATGCGTCATTACAAGATTTCTTTTGGCAAAATTTAGTTCAAATTAGtacaaatattgaaaattttgatattattcaaCTAATGCTATTTCTGGATAACCTTGGTGTATTTACTATTAAGGATGCGTGTGATATTTTCAATCGTTTAGACAAATCGCCATGGAGCAATCAATCATGcatttcaaaatatcaattagttgaaattttaaaatcttggAAAAATGTAGAAGGGTTTAGGCATATTTGGAAATGCCCAAGATGTCATGAATCATGTAAACCAACaagaaatattcaaaattcaaaattattattagaaaatgatttaattacTCATTTTGTTATATGTGTTTATTctcaaaaatataaatttttaaaacctTCTTATGTATCCACAGATTTCGCTTCAAAAAGATGGTTTACTAAAGTTTTGATTAAATTAACATACGGTAAATATGCTCTAGGTTCAAATAATGCTAATATTTTAGTTCAAGATAGAGATTCAGGTATTATTttggaagaaaaaattagtgCTCATGTTAAATTGGGAATTAGAATCCTGTACAATGGTAAGGGTACAGAATCCAAAAATTTCAAGGCATTGTTAAGAAAGTTATCTATTAGACAAGGAAGAAGATTTGATCATGAACAATCAGCAAGAGAAAtccaaaattttattaaatttcattCATTAGACTTATCAGAATGTTTAACCACCGAATATAAAACatttaatgatttcttTTATAGAAAACTAAAGCCAGGTAGCAGAAATCCAGAAAGTGATAACcctaaaatattcatttccCCAGCAGATTCTAGAGCTGTGGTATTCGAAGATATCTCCAAAGCTAAAGAAATTTGGATTAAGGGTAGCAAATTTACAGTAGAAAGAATGACTGGCGGTTATAAGCATGACATCTTTAATGGAGAGAACTGTTGTCTTTCTATTTTTCGTTTAGCTCCACAAGATTATCATAGATTTCACTCGCCTTGTAACGGTAAAGTTGGGAAACCGATTTTTATATCAGGCGAATATTATACTGTCAATCCAATGGCAATCCGTAGTGGATTAGATGTTTTTGGTGAAAATGTTCGTGTTGTTTTACCCATTAAAACTGAAGAATTTGGTactattcttttaattgcCGTTGGTGCAATGATGGTGGgttctattattttaacATGTAAAGAAGGTGAAACAATTACAAGAGGTGAAGAAGTTggttattttaaatttggtgGTTCGACAATTATTACATTAATCcaaaaagacaaaattaTCATGGACCATGATTtagttaaaaattcaaatgaacAAATTGAGACACTGGTTAAGGTAGGTATGAGCATTGGTCACACCCCAGATATCCCAggtattaaaagaaaatccattaaattaattcaacctgaccaaattgaaaaaattaaaagaagaattagtATTACAGATGAGAAGGCAAGTTTATTAGGCAACGTTCCCTGGCAATATAAGTCATTACAGCATTGgattaaagaagaaagtcGCTTATGA
- the MTC6 gene encoding Mtc6p (similar to Saccharomyces cerevisiae YHR151C; ancestral locus Anc_5.102), with protein MMDFIFIYLLSMLLFIKVGLADTFNNTAWPNISSQVEYGLRSQRDIQKNITIDQLPLVGVDLQRVLFNQYLDDNSIMLYNFYNLMRQGVQSFVLEIEISENAWVVTNTSLLLLDVFSLISAFLQSTNTNLNANIMVLLLKVSQSVNMNPLHIGNSSALFLPSKSNNTNICFNSNCTSSTFQLETNNTDTSIFGDYSQTVPSNISISNLNITSLLDDSLGTFIYSPQDLETDRIKGYTWNGTGYPSSTGWPTLSTFLTRENKRILIADLSATSDYIPSDYIFNNSILHYDYGNMTLGCPNTIPQIKDVSRYSWRFLNSNFTPGDIKNYIDCGYSPIINNPFDLSNITNILPLLNSSLLWSWRFNQPSVNVPLKKHSLEAYNCAIFKYDPSNSSFYWMVDNCYEKKLGLCRFGNEQFTWLVTKSPHTYFDFDSYKGSQCPDNYEFSIPRTPLEQNALITTLKKNSFADIDIWIDLNSISVEDCWVTGGPYAACPYRKSMTRRHFARMLAPACACSFGILCIVFYLNLLRVPIHDNRINWRRKLVREANLKALNTEGVPS; from the coding sequence ATGATGgattttatattcatttatttgCTGAGTATGCTTCTGTTTATAAAGGTTGGATTGGCAGATACATTTAACAATACTGCTTGGCCGAATATATCCTCGCAGGTAGAATATGGTTTACGATCACAAAgagatattcaaaaaaatatcactaTCGACCAACTACCGTTGGTGGGAGTTGATCTTCAAAGAGTTCTCTTCAACCAATACTTAGATGATAACAGTATTAtgttatataatttttataaccTAATGAGGCAGGGTGTCCAGTCTTTTGtattagaaattgaaataagtGAAAATGCTTGGGTAGTTACTAATACATCACTCCTGTTGTTGGACGTTTTCTCACTTATCAGCGCATTTTTACAATCAACAAACACTAACTTAAATGCTAATATAATGGTTTTGTTATTAAAAGTGTCACAATCTGTTAATATGAATCCATTGCATATAGGTAACTCATCTGCATTATTCTTACCTtcaaaatctaataatacaaaCATTTGCTTTAATAGTAATTGTACTTCTTCAACTTTCCAACTAGAAACTAATAATACAGATACATCAATCTTTGGAGATTATTCACAAACAGTACcttcaaatatatctatTTCAAACTTAAATATCACCTCATTATTGGACGATAGCCTTGGCACTTTCATTTATTCACCGCAAGATTTAGAAACAGACAGAATTAAAGGGTACACGTGGAATGGAACAGGATATCCCTCATCCACAGGTTGGCCAACATTGTCTACATTTCTAACCCGGGAAAATAAGAGAATACTAATCGCCGACCTTTCAGCCACGTCAGATTATATTCCTTCAGActatatctttaataacTCAATTCTACATTATGATTATGGTAATATGACATTAGGTTGCCCTAATACAATTCCACAAATTAAAGATGTTTCTAGGTACAGTTGGAGATTTTTGAATTCCAATTTTACTCCTGGTgacattaaaaattatattgattGCGGATATTCtccaataattaataatccaTTCGACTTATCTAAcataacaaatattttaccaCTTTTAAATTCAAGTTTATTGTGGTCATGGAGATTTAATCAACCAAGTGTGAATGTTCCTCTTAAAAAGCATTCTTTGGAAGCTTATAATTGTgctattttcaaatatgaCCCTTCTAACTCGTCATTCTATTGGATGGTTGATAATTGTTACGAAAAAAAGCTAGGGTTATGTCGTTTTGGAAACGAACAATTTACATGGTTAGTCACAAAATCTCCACATACATATTTCGACTTCGACAGCTATAAAGGTAGTCAGTGTCCTGATAACTATGAGTTTTCAATTCCAAGAACACCATTGGAACAAAATGCCCTTATCAcaactttgaaaaaaaatagctTTGCAGATATAGATATTTGGatagatttaaattcaatttctgTAGAGGATTGCTGGGTTACCGGTGGTCCTTACGCTGCTTGTCCATATAGAAAATCAATGACAAGAAGACATTTCGCAAGAATGTTAGCACCTGCATGTGCTTGTTCATTTGGTATTCTTTGTATCGTTTTTTACTTAAACTTATTAAGGGTTCCAATTCATGataatagaattaattgGAGAAGAAAGCTAGTAAGAGAAGCCAACTTAAAAGCCCTTAATACAGAAGGTGTTCCCTCTTAA
- the PHB2 gene encoding prohibitin subunit PHB2 (similar to Saccharomyces cerevisiae PHB2 (YGR231C); ancestral locus Anc_5.98), whose product MNNRPNDFQKFAQDLQSRLANIQRTKQSKIPRRSNIVGLLGLIALGGGALLFNSSLFNVDGGHRAILYSRLSGVSSKIYNEGTHFVIPWLQTPIIYDVRAKPRNVASLTGTKDLQMVNITCRVLSRPDIPSLPLIYRTLGQDYDERVLPSIVNEVLKAVVAQFNASQLITQRDKVSRLIRENLVRRAGKFNIALDDVSITFMTFSPEFTNAVESKQIAQQDAQRAAFLVDRARQEKQGMVVKAQGEAKSAELIGEAIKKSKDYVELKRLDISKDIAKILATSSNRLVLDNEALLLNTQLDARGEHSK is encoded by the coding sequence ATGAATAACAGACCCAATGATTTCCAGAAGTTTGCTCAGGACTTGCAATCAAGACTAGCAAATATCCAAAGAACTAAACAATCGAAAATACCTCGCCGTTCTAATATCGTCGGTCTTTTAGGTTTAATAGCATTAGGTGGTGGtgcattattattcaattccTCTCTTTTCAACGTGGATGGTGGTCATAGAGCTATTCTCTATTCCCGTTTATCTGGTGTGTCAAGCAAAATTTATAACGAAGGGACACATTTCGTTATTCCATGGTTACAAACCCCCATCATTTATGATGTAAGAGCCAAACCAAGAAATGTGGCTTCTTTAACAGGTACAAAGGATTTACAAATGGTTAATATCACTTGTCGTGTGTTATCTCGTCCAGACATACCTTCTTTACCTTTGATATATAGAACTTTAGGTCAAGATTATGATGAAAGAGTTTTGCCTTCTATTGTCAATGAAGTTTTAAAAGCCGTAGTAGCTCAATTCAATGCCTCTCAATTGATTACTCAAAGAGATAAAGTTTCGAGATTGATCAGAGAAAATTTAGTTCGTAGAGCTGGTAAATTCAATATCGCTTTAGATGATGTTTCAATCACTTTTATGACATTTTCACCAGAATTCACTAATGCTGTTGAATCTAAACAAATTGCTCAACAAGATGCTCAAAGAGCTGCGTTTTTAGTAGATAGAGCTAGACAAGAAAAGCAAGGGATGGTGGTCAAAGCTCAAGGTGAAGCCAAGAGTGCAGAATTGATCGGTGAAGCTATTAAGAAATCTAAAGATTATGTCGAATTGAAAAGACTGGATATTTCCAAAGATATTGCCAAGATCTTGGCTACCAGCTCGAATAGATTAGTATTGGATAACGAAGCTTTATTGTTGAATACCCAACTCGATGCTCGTGGAGAACATAGTAAATAG
- the TBLA0H02260 gene encoding uncharacterized protein (similar to Saccharomyces cerevisiae PEX28 (YHR150W); ancestral locus Anc_5.103) — MNKSGNIWYEVTSSLFEASLNKVIFDEKLKITPFRKFLKEDGNIKFNSPTILTSNQIDETEKLAKDSPQVTDDIPFLEVFVNKLVERILPPTIPQRECFLKENRNISDDQNSEQIVSTTILGKNMKNLGIRMETIYNIQDFLYLVITWKNPALTLTFLIVLGYFMFNPINIFFFFFYYLIIGKLIPSYSKKLQRCTDLERNFCKQNIGKSFINVFNNTLGNELVSRSIVQEFTKLQDEDQELNTISSEEPFKPQINFILGLRDFQDMTSEVLGFLAKTDEYVEKYATFKDDQISVLLYGFLVFFIGFIKSFWIYLYIPHLVYLLILIYVFSSHPLFMKKYTQRYIFKNHYLKKLSFFKENNLNVFLDSSPIFKHITILQFQYKDLKEKCDNWETLGFYIIKNNHICRGENLTVYRFIESVAPPNGWVLDPNSQWNSVATLMDEKQSSILHDTSLAKEIVDINLNILQHKIVKK; from the coding sequence ATGAATAAATCTGGGAACATTTGGTACGAAGTTACTTCATCACTCTTTGAAGcatcattaaataaagtcatatttgatgaaaaattgaaaattacaccttttagaaaatttctaaaagaGGAtggaaatataaaattcaattcaCCCACAATTTTAACTTCAAATCAAATAGATGAAACTGAGAAGCTAGCTAAGGATAGTCCTCAAGTTACGGATGATATCCCATTCTTAGAAGTGTTCGTAAATAAGCTAGTTGAAAGAATTCTTCCTCCAACTATACCCCAAAGAGAGTGTTTCTTAAAggaaaatagaaatatttccGATGATCAAAATTCTGAACAGATAGTTTCAACAACAATATTaggaaaaaatatgaaaaacTTAGGTATTAGAATGGAAACAATATATAACATAcaagattttttatatctCGTAATCACCTGGAAGAATCCCGCTCTAACATTAACTTTCCTGATAGTGTTAGGATATTTTATGTTTAACccaattaatatttttttcttcttcttttattatttgattattgGCAAATTGATTCCttcatattcaaaaaaactACAAAGATGCACTGATTTAGAACGAAATTTCtgtaaacaaaatattggTAAATCCTTTATTAATGTTTTTAACAATACCCTAGGAAATGAACTTGTTTCCAGATCTATAGTTCAAGAGTTTACTAAGTTGCAAGATGAAGATCAAGAATTGAATACGATTTCTTCAGAAGAACCATTCAAACCTCAAATAAACTTTATTTTGGGCTTAAGAGATTTCCAAGATATGACGTCAGAAGTCTTAGGATTTTTAGCAAAAACTGACGAATATGTAGAAAAATATGCGACTTTTAAAGATGATCAAATATCAGTTCTTTTGTACGGGTTTTTAGTATTCTTCATTGGATTTATAAAATCTTTCtggatatatttatatattccaCACTTGGTTTATTTgcttattttaatttatgtTTTCTCCTCCCATCCTTtatttatgaaaaaatatacacaaagatatatttttaaaaatcattatttaaaaaaattatcatttttcaaGGAAAATAACCTAAACGTATTTTTAGACTCATCTCCTATTTTTAAACATATAACAATTCTCCAATTCCAGTAcaaagatttaaaagaaaaatgtgATAATTGGGAAACATTAGGCTTttacattattaaaaacaatCATATATGTAGAGGAGAAAATCTAACTGTATATAGATTTATCGAGAGTGTTGCACCACCAAATGGTTGGGTATTAGATCCAAATTCACAATGGAATAGTGTAGCAACTTTAATGGATGAAAAGCAATCAAGCATATTACACGACACTTCTTTAGCAAAAGAAATTGTGGATATAAATCTAAACATTTTACAACATAAAATCGTAAAAAAGTAA
- the TBLA0H02230 gene encoding Spo12 family protein (similar to Saccharomyces cerevisiae BNS1 (YGR230W) and SPO12 (YHR152W); ancestral locus Anc_5.99) encodes MIDSPITTASTTSTCSTSTQFNTNHNVLISKKLFNIHPKQYSSAVSSNSTTTSRINKNSLQKSIFKKSNPNSNSISVANYNSSIKNSLKLIVDKKIELSNKFASPTDQLLSPCSQKLNDHRSRILGKKTCPTRLNFAISNSKIDNSNSINNLLHSNDDSDDSDEGY; translated from the coding sequence ATGATTGATTCTCCTATAACTACTGCATCTACCACTTCCACCTGTTCTACTTCTACTCAATTCAATACTAATCATAACGTtttaatttccaaaaaattatttaatattcatcCAAAACAATATTCTTCAGCAGTCTCTTCGAATTCTACTACAACTAGTAGAATCAATAAGAATTCTTTACAGAAATCgatctttaaaaaatcaaaccctaattcaaattctatTTCTGTAGCAAActataattcttcaattaaaaatagtttgaaattaattgttgataaaaaaatcgaATTATCAAACAAATTTGCATCGCCTACAGATCAATTGTTATCTCCTTGCTCACAAAAATTGAATGACCATAGATCTAGAATCTTGGGTAAAAAGACTTGTCCAACTAGATTGAATTTCGCCATCAGCAATAGCAAGATTGACAATTCAAACAGTATCAACAACTTGCTTCATTCAAACGATGACTCTGATGATTCTGATGAAGGTTACTAA
- the LSO2 gene encoding Lso2p (similar to Saccharomyces cerevisiae YGR169C-A and YJR005C-A; ancestral locus Anc_5.173) codes for MGKRFSDSEKKKAEGQFRKREQARAKARAEAEELERQEAKKWEEGARQPNKKKQLEEEKRLQKLQAKQEREAMLSDERESTGRGGKGKLRKA; via the coding sequence ATGGGTAAAAGATTCAGTGACTCTGAGAAGAAGAAAGCTGAAGGTCAGTTCCGTAAGAGAGAGCAGGCTCGTGCCAAAGCTAGAGCTGAAGCCgaagaattagaaagaCAAGAGGCTAAGAAATGGGAAGAAGGGGCTAGACAACCTAACAAGAAGAAACAATTAGAAGAAGAGAAGAGACTGCAAAAGTTGCAAGCTAAGCAAGAAAGAGAGGCTATGCTTAGTGATGAGAGAGAATCTACTGGTAGAGGTGGTAAAGGCAAGCTCAGAAAGGCTTAG
- the SMI1 gene encoding Smi1p (similar to Saccharomyces cerevisiae SMI1 (YGR229C); ancestral locus Anc_5.100), with protein MNLFKSIFSSFNSGDRYGDDEDDLSVSNNSPYSSSSNDLEMNYSTDSFANDSNGSTINNEGVSEALLAWRHISTWTNIYNPDLEATLSDPCTRNDIRRAENDLGITFPGCVAASLRTHDGQEDMESIQGTSGLIYGLKLMTLDQIVEMTENWRNVAKNMDRQLSNSTTYSTTSTNTSITGNSMPVPKFHQQFKLPSIPTQKSIPPNTIQPVYANANWIPLLTDFAGNHIGVDLDPAPEGKLGQVIIFGREFDTKYVIAKNWGDFLISFVDDLETGNWLLVDETDDYLNGDGDLVFRDKRKNGPIQDYLDVLRIRCIENYNMELKNKLQNEKPTVEETHPTIIKPVVTNSSSMEENEDTKEKEKEEETSVVQQESKEEEKKDPVESEKATDEVGNEVETITEANVTKDDSNKEIKKLEEDMVNVEL; from the coding sequence atgaaTCTCTTTAAAAgtatattttcatctttcaACTCAGGAGATCGTTATGGTGACGATGAAGATGATCTGTCAGTTAGCAACAACTCTCCTTACTCATCCTCTAGCAATGACTTAGAAATGAATTATAGTACCGATAGTTTTGCCAATGATTCAAACGGTTCTACCATAAATAATGAAGGTGTTTCTGAAGCCTTATTAGCTTGGAGACATATTTCTACTTGgacaaatatatataaccCAGATTTGGAAGCAACTTTAAGTGATCCATGTACAAGAAATGATATTCGTAGAGCTGAAAATGATCTAGGTATTACTTTCCCAGGTTGTGTTGCTGCGTCCTTACGTACACATGATGGTCAAGAAGATATGGAATCCATTCAAGGTACTTCTGGTTTGATTTATGgtttgaaattaatgacTTTAGATCAAATCGTAGAAATGACTGAAAATTGGAGAAACGTAGCCAAAAATATGGATAGACAATTAAGTAACTCTACTACATATTCCACTACCTCAACAAATACTTCTATAACAGGTAATTCGATGCCAGTACCAAAATTCCATcaacaatttaaattacCAAGTATACCAACTCAAAAATCAATCCCGCCAAATACTATCCAACCAGTTTATGCAAATGCTAACTGGATTCCATTATTGACTGATTTTGCTGGTAACCATATTGGTGTTGATTTAGATCCTGCACCAGAGGGTAAGCTTGGCCAGGTTATTATATTTGGTAGAGAATTCGATACTAAATATGTCATTGCTAAAAATTGGGGTGATTTCTTAATATCTTTTGTAGATGATCTAGAAACAGGGAATTGGTTATTAGTAGATGAAACagatgattatttaaatggTGATGGTGATTTGGTCTTTAGAGATAAAAGGAAAAATGGTCCAATTCAAGATTATTTAGATGTCTTAAGAATAAGAtgtattgaaaattataatatggaactgaaaaataaattacaaaatgaGAAGCCAACTGTTGAAGAAACTCATCCAACTATAATTAAGCCAGTTGTtactaattcttcatctatggaggaaaatgaagatactaaagaaaaggaaaaagaagaagaaaccTCAGTCGTGCAACAAGAatcaaaagaagaagaaaagaaagatcCTGTGGAATCTGAGAAAGCTACCGATGAAGTAGGTAATGAAGTAGAAACTATTACTGAAGCAAACGTTACTAAGGATGACTCTAACAAGGAAATTAAAAAGTTAGAGGAAGATATGGTTAATGTCGAGTTATAA